TGACGTGGTGTCAAAAGGAGCGACGACACGATGGCCAGCCCTTCCTCCCCTGCCGGTGCCACGGGCGCGGTGACGGCCGGCATGCGCGGTGCGTCGTGGACCGCCGAGCGGCTGCACCGGCCCTTCGACACCCGGCCCTGCCCGCTCGCCACCGAAGACGGGCAGCGCGTGCTCGGCTTCCTCTTCTCGCGCGGGGGCGAGAAGGGCGTGGTCTTCGTCATGCACCCGCGCGAGATGGTGGTCACCCACTACCTGGTGCCCGACCTGCTGGACGCCGGCTGGGCCTGCTGGGTGCAGGGGCCGCGTTCGGTCGGCAACGACCTGCGGCTGGAGCACGAACTGGCGCTGCACGACGTGGCCGCCGGCATGCGGCACCTGCGTTCGCTCGGTTTCGCGACCATCGTCCAGCTCGGCAACTCCGGCGGCGCCGGGCTGTTCGCTTTCTACAACCAGCAGGCCATGCTCGACGGCGAGCGGCGGCTTCGCCACACCCCGGCCGGGCGGCCCACGAAGCTGGAGTCGGCCAACCTGCCGGTGGCGGACGGCCTGGTCTTCCTGTCGCCGCACCCCGGACAGGGCGCGCTGCTGATGAGCGGCATCGACCCGTCCGTCACCGACGAGGCCGACCCGTTCTCCTGCGACCCCGCGCTCGACCCGTTCGATGCGAAGAACGGCTTTCGCCGCCCGCCGGAGTCGTCGCGCTACGCGCCCGAGTTCGTCGCGCGCTACCGCGCCGCGCAGCGCGAGCGCGTGGCCCGCATCGACCGCATCGCGCTCGACCTGGTCGCCCGCCGTCGCGACGCCCGCCAGCGCCTCAAGGAGGCCCCCAGCCGGCGCGACAAGCTGGTCGCCAGCCACCAGCCGGTGTTCACCGTGTGGCGGACCGATGCCGACCTGCGCAGCTGGGACACCTCGCTCGACCCGTCGGACCGCACGGTCGGCACGCTGTGGGGCGCGGACCCGGCGGCGTCCAACCTCGGCAGCGTCGGCTTCGGCCGCGTGGTGACGCCCGAGTCCTGGCTGTCCACCTGGTCGGGGCTGCAGTCGCGGGCCTCGATGGCGCTGTGCGCGCCGTCGGTGCAGCAACCGGTGCTGTTGGTCGAGTACAGCGGCGACAACGCCGTCTTTCCGGCCGACATCGATGCCATCGAGGCCGCCATCGGCAGTCCGCACAAGCAGCGCGTGACGGTGCGCGGCAACCACCACGGCATGGCCCTGGCGGAGGGCGAGCCGTCCGGCCAGGCGGTCGCCGGCGAGCACGTCACGCGATGGCTGACCGAGAACTTCGGCTGAGCTGCGACGGCCGACGACGACGACACAACGAAGGAGACGACCCATGCAAAAACGAACCTTGCTGTCCGGGCTGGCCTGCGTGCTGGCGCTGGGGCTGGCGCCCCTCGGCACCACGGCGCTGGCCCAGCCGGGCCGGCAGCCGATCCGCATCGTCGTGCCGGCGCCGGCCGGCAGCGCGCCCGACGTGGTCGCACGCCTGATCGGCGAGCAGTTCCGGGCCCGCTTCGGCCAGCCGGTGGTGGTCGAGAACCGGGCCGGGGCGGGCGGCATCCTGGCCGTCAACGCCGTGCGCGGCACCGAGCCCAACGGCACCACGCTGCTGTTCGCCCAGGCCGCGGTGGTGACGGTCACGCCCCACACCTACAAGGAAGGCAAGTACGACATGGAGCGCGACTTCGAGACGGTCGGCGCCGTGGCCTACACGCCGATGCTCTTCGTCGCCAACATCGACAAGGGCCCGAAGAGCTGGGCCGAGGCGGTGCAGCTGATGAAGTCGCAGCCGGGCGGGCCGTCGATGGGCAACCCCACGCGGACCTCCATTCCGCACCTGGCGGCCGAACGGGCCGGGCAGGCGGTGGGCGGCAGCTTCCAGAACGTGTCCTTCAGCAACACCGGCCAGGGCATCCAGGCGGTGGTCAACGGCGACACGCTGATGTACGTCGACGGCACCGCGCCGCTGGTGCCGCTGGTCAAGGCCGGCCGGCTGCGGGCGCTGGCCGTCGCCTCGGACAAGGTGCTGCCCGGTCTGGAGGG
The sequence above is a segment of the Aquabacterium sp. J223 genome. Coding sequences within it:
- a CDS encoding alpha/beta hydrolase, with amino-acid sequence MASPSSPAGATGAVTAGMRGASWTAERLHRPFDTRPCPLATEDGQRVLGFLFSRGGEKGVVFVMHPREMVVTHYLVPDLLDAGWACWVQGPRSVGNDLRLEHELALHDVAAGMRHLRSLGFATIVQLGNSGGAGLFAFYNQQAMLDGERRLRHTPAGRPTKLESANLPVADGLVFLSPHPGQGALLMSGIDPSVTDEADPFSCDPALDPFDAKNGFRRPPESSRYAPEFVARYRAAQRERVARIDRIALDLVARRRDARQRLKEAPSRRDKLVASHQPVFTVWRTDADLRSWDTSLDPSDRTVGTLWGADPAASNLGSVGFGRVVTPESWLSTWSGLQSRASMALCAPSVQQPVLLVEYSGDNAVFPADIDAIEAAIGSPHKQRVTVRGNHHGMALAEGEPSGQAVAGEHVTRWLTENFG
- a CDS encoding tripartite tricarboxylate transporter substrate binding protein; the protein is MQKRTLLSGLACVLALGLAPLGTTALAQPGRQPIRIVVPAPAGSAPDVVARLIGEQFRARFGQPVVVENRAGAGGILAVNAVRGTEPNGTTLLFAQAAVVTVTPHTYKEGKYDMERDFETVGAVAYTPMLFVANIDKGPKSWAEAVQLMKSQPGGPSMGNPTRTSIPHLAAERAGQAVGGSFQNVSFSNTGQGIQAVVNGDTLMYVDGTAPLVPLVKAGRLRALAVASDKVLPGLEGIPLAQEQVPGLEVSGWFMIFASKGTPRPVLEQLNQAMNAALKTPEVVDKMRELGNYPLGGSLADAGDFLRREKQQWAEVIRKSNLQPE